The following is a genomic window from Phaseolus vulgaris cultivar G19833 chromosome 6, P. vulgaris v2.0, whole genome shotgun sequence.
tatgaaaaaaattataaaatgatattttatcaaaattaacaTTTGATTTTGATGTTTTGTTATGTATTTACTCgatatttaaaacttttaaaaatatatatgtgaTCTTAATTAATCTTTACATTTTTATAGCTTTTTGTATgagaatatttcattttatttctagttaattttgaatttgactTTAAATTTATTCTTAGTTTAAATTGCATAAATTACAATAAGTTAGTATATTTCAAATCAGACTATAAAAAACTGGAGTTGTCATTTTGTGTATAGTTTGTATTTGAACAAATGTACATtgagattatttttattttgttgttttaagAATGTTATAAAATGTAGAAATTGGAAATTTTGATGCTTTAGGTTAAAGATTGAAAGATCATTTTGGTTTGATTTTGAATTTCttagttaaattataatttatgaattaatGTTGTAACAATGTTGGAGTTTATATGATATGATTTGGCGGGATGTTATTCGCAGACTGTAATGAGGTGTTTAAAATAATGTAACAATAGGAAGAGTttgtaattttgatttttaattctATGTTGAAGATGCtgcataattatattttgtattgtATTTTATGATAATGATACAAGTCTATGCCCTTTGCGTGATAATCTGTTAAACTACAAGTTGTAGTTTTAACTATTCTAAAATCTTGAATGATGTTTTTgattttaaagaattttttattttatttttaatttgttccaAAATTAATCATTCAACCTGTTTAGTAAAATGAATGTGTTTATTAAAAGAATGAGactattttcataaattattttaaaatatatatttattattattattatttttaatcagcATGTAAAAATAGCAAAGTTACTAGAACAATAGAagtatttgttatttttatttttttatcagcaatgaataaataaaattaaaggatacttcaggggtatcccaacccatatacagtaaCCAGAAGTGGACTTCCTATTCCATTCACAAGAGaaactctcctttatggttggatcataacaaccttaaagtgagaGAACCATACTCAAAAAATAACCAACAGGTTACCTCATAGCATAACACCCAGAAGCGAGGCCACCTACATTCACCTCGCCACACAACGAGTTACCCAAGCACGTTGCATAATTTCGGCGACCACCGATTACCCAGATATGTGGAAGTCCACTTCCTCGACCGCCGATCTTGTTGACCAACTTCGACGATCACCAACTACACACACATGGAGATCGTtgtttcatcgaccggcgatcatgttaatctttgcataacttcgacgaccaccgactacgcacgcatgggaATCGCcatttcatcgaccggcgatcatgacGACCTTTGCATAACTACGatgaccaccgactacgcatgCATGGAGATCgcgtttcatcgaccggcgatcatgttgacaaCCAGAATTGTTATCTTTGTTTCATCGACCTTCCTATTTGTTATTAAGGCATGCAAGAATTGTTATCTATCAGAATTTCCTTTGAACCACAGAGAATGtttcaattatttaattacTGTTGGATTTTTCCTCTCTTTAGAATGTAATGCTGATTTTGAAATacgtgaaaaataaaattatttgagcGTATTTCCTCCACACTTCTAGAAAGACAAATACCCAccattaaaaaaactatttatttctttttttattattattctctgCTGCTACGTCTGCATCCAGGTCACCAATGGGTGAAAGTGTTGGCCAAACCATAAGGTGCGCGAGCGAGATGAAAACGACCACGATTTGGTATTTTTCCTATTATAtttgctttttaattttttatttacatttttttataaacatccCAACATATAACTctataaataagtaaaaattttaatgaaaaatttgaaaactttatGCATTAGGAGGTACAACATATTCCTCTTATtacaaagaaaggaaaaaaaataaatgtacacTGAAAAATCAATATTGATTATCTATACTAATGTACAAAATATTGACcttatttaataaccaaaagTTAATAAACTATATTGGTATTGTCTAATGccaaaaaactaataaattaaaacagcaaATTCCCATAGTGTCAGATTTGATTGCAACATAAAAAATACTTCTATGTATTACCCACATAATGAGATGAAGGTGGcgaataataagaaaaaaatatcatccAAAGTTTACATGTCTTTTAATGAGAAGTTTGACCAGTACTCAATATCTAAGTCTGAGTCAAAATCAATGTGTGATAGATCCATGTGTGACTGCTCGCTTTGAGTTTCCTTGTGAAGGGTGGAAATCTCATTTGGTATTGAATTTTCCAAACTTTCACCCTCATTTGGTATTGAATTTTCCAAACTTAGAGGTATAGCAGAGGCATTGTAGTGTTTGTTAGTATCTGAATTGATTGGAGAATTGCGAAAACTGTCTTTAGGAGTAATCTCTTTTTCATGATCAACCATAACTTTGTTGTTTTGACAATGAGAAACAATCTCCTCATTACATGTTGTAACAACAGGCTGAAAGAATTGATTGGTTGTCATTATAGGATGTGTTTCAAGAATCGATGAGTTGGTGGAAATTTGTGATTGATTCCTTGACAATGGGAGTGTGTTTAGACCTGAGAGTGAGgataaaataaaagtgtaaaaattaaattgataaaatGACAATAATATTGTATAATCAATATAgacaaaaacaattataattatacCTTGGAATTGATTTTTCTTTCCCGGTGGCCTGCCACGAGGTCTTTTTGCAATTATAGGCTCATTTACTGCTTCactattttttctcttctttgacTGTTGCAACGGTCCACTGCATGGCTTTGTGTTTTGTACATAAGCGGTGGTAGCAGCACACACAcctaacaaaagaaaacaaaaattactcACAAATAAgagttaaaaacaaaaaaacaccaTTCTTGATTTTTGAATTGACAATTAAATAGGGAAAGAAGTTTATACCATAAGGGTTTTGATGAAAAGTTGTAGAGGATGCATTGTTAACCGGGACACTTATCGGGACTGGCCTCTGAAAGGCATTGTAAGTATTGACGGCATTGTGCATGTCTTCCACCAATTTCTGAACTCTATATTTTTCTTGAATGATCAAACATTTTTCTTTATCCAATACTATCTTTTGTCTTCTCAAAGATATATAATCAGTGAGTATTTTGCCCAAATTAAAGGAAGTGTTGGATAGctagaaaacaaaaatgaaagaaTTAAAGAAATGTGTACAGAgagaatgagaaaaagaaatgtgAGTTGTTAATGGGGAAAAGTGTAACCTGACTCAGTGGCGAACCGACAAAGAGGGAAGAAGCCTCCATGCGAAAGGTGGCTCGTGTTTGGGATAAGTTGTTGGCGCAGAGGTAATGATCTACTATCAATGCAACTTGAGATGGAGAAATATTAATCTTTCCCATGTAATCTTCCTCTTTCACTGTTTCTTGTATTAccattcttttcttcttcttctgattTTGATGAGAGTGACcaatttcaaactttgaagAGGATGGAAGGGAGAGATtcttattcacttatttatagagtggtcatggattggattttaaaatccaatccaaatcaaaatatttggactagattttaaatccaaatatatagattggattttaaattcaaatattcagatttagattttgtaaaaatctaaattaattttataaaaaatatagatttggatttaaaattcaatcgaaatatttggatttaaatctaaatatttagattggataatccaaatccatatatttttataaaattaaatccaAATATTTAGATTGGATTTGACCAAATccatatatttttacaaaatcaatttgaattttataaaatcaatttggattttataaaatcaatttggatTTGATCTGATCCAAtccaaatcaaatcaaaatccatatttttataaaataaatagttggattttaaatctaaatctatattttttttaaaaaaaactaacatattaatataataatatgtaacaaaaagtttaatattatataaatattaagaaaatattataaaattataatttaataatatcacaaatttaatgatataaaaaattatagctactattttttcataaatttgaaactagttaattttgtttataaaaatgtAGAGATAGCATAATCATAGAATATAATGCCTAATTGGTAACgtcataaatttaattttccTATGCACATGCAGAAAATTAAATCACTAATCTGGCTCGTTATAATCCAATTTACAAATGGTAACATGTAATGTTGTCAAAACATCACAATCATTTTTTTCACTATCCACTATTTCCTACTTAACCCTACTTTTTTCCTTCAGTTCTTTGGTTTCACGAATAAAGATTATTAGTTAAATCTatcataatattttctttatccaGCTCCTACTCCAAGAAAGTTAATGAATATCATGTTGGACTTGTTATAACCAATTTAAGAAGCTATATGCCAATTTAAGCTTGTTAAGGAAGAAGCTAACCATTTTAGTTTTTCGATTGAACTTCTTGACAGTGCCCGTAAACCCTGAAAAGGTTCCAGATACAACAAGAACAGTGCCACCTGTGACTATGACCTGCTCATAGGTTTTTTATGGGCTCatgagatttgcacccactattatgggtggtctgataacgactcgatagcgggtgacacgataAGATAGGTCCAATAAAGACTCATTAGGATAAACTTTAAAtggctctaataccatattaagaagtggactttaagcctaattcaacccTATAAAACTAACTGAATGAATTaagatttgcacccacttatatacaatgaaatattctcaTCACTAATCGATGTGAGAACTCCAACATTGTCTACTTTTAGATTTAGTATCAACAATAACATTCAAAACATCACGGTTCTAATTCTGCATTATGAGTCCCGGAGATTAGAGCAGTTCGTTTCTCTTCTTCCTCAAAAGCTTGGTCAGttttttcttgttcttcttttacTTCTCTGAAGATTGCATCCACATCTTCAGCAGATAATGACTTAGGTCTAATGATCTGTCTCTTTCTGTATAAGTGAAAATAATCAAGAGATTTTAATCATTCTAAACAGAAACAGGAAAAATATGCATTAGAGACATCAGTTTTTAGATATTTTCAATATCTGAAATCattaattaaaacttaaaacGTATATATGCAAACTTAAAAGACACACCTGCTTGTAATTGTAGAAAATGTTAGCAACTCAGTTCATCATAACTTAATTAGGAATAGGTGTCACTTCTCAAGACAATATAACCTTGTTTTGATTAGTTTATTCATAAACACttataaaaaaactagaaaaatgaaataagatTCACCCGTTAACAacaattagtttataaatatgttttttttattagattcaAGAATGCATAAGTAAAATCAGTTTTTTAGAAAAGTTAAAATCATTTAGCATATccaaaaaatcattttgttaAAATCATTTTCCAAACTTTGATAGTAACAGTATCAAACCAACTCTAACACGGTGTCCTTTTTCAAAGGTCAGAGTTTTCAAAATTGGGGAGGTGTAGAAAAAAAaacgtaggggtgcaggaagataCTCCCTTCAGCTATTACTGAGTTTTCAAATGGGGCCATTCTGTTGCTCTATTTACACCACCCTTTTAATATCAGCACAATCTTTTGTACACAAACCTGGGACCATTCTGCTAGCCTATTAATTTCACTGTTCGAACCGACTTTTAATATCTGCACCGCTTTAACTAAATAAATCTGGGGCAAATgctccctgcacccaacacttTTGAACCTGCATCCAACGTAATttcaaaattccaaaaatatcctttattctggaaatgaaaataatgtattccgtaaaaataaatctggaagagatttttgtgttttggatataaaaatccagaaaaaaaaattaaaatcccattctggataaaaaaatccggaactgaaaataatacattccagaaaaatttatctcaaagagattattgtgttctggAAAAGGGGGTCtgaaatgtaattttatatgcaCCCCATTTTTTAAGGATATTTTCGGTTTTTCTCCTGTGAttgggtgcagtgatatggtgcaggaagcaattgcctaaaTCTGGGTTCATTCTGCTGACCCAGTAGTTTGCTGTTAGCTACCTCATTTTAATATCCACACCACCTTTAGTAGACAAACCTGGGACCATTCTGCTGGCCCAACAATTTCACTGTTTGCACCAACTTTTAATATCTACACAGCTTTTACCAAATAAACCTGGGTCCATTCTGCTGACCCAGTAGTTTTGCTATTCGACACttcatattaatatataatctatgagtaaaaaataaaataaaaaaaataagcacAGTAATATGGTGTTTGATAACtttataaataacttttatgaatataaaaagtcgaatatttaataataaaccTTATATTTTAACGAATGTGATTTTAATCATGGTGGGTTGATCTCTAAATACAAGATATTGACAATTTATTCATACTTATTTGTTACCAGTATTAAATTTATATGGCAACATATTTCAAAAGTATATTGAATAATTAATATACGAAAAGAGAAAAATAGTAATAGAGTGAAGATTGTGATTTCTAAAACTAGTTTTTCaatgttttaaatttgtatacCAAAGACGACAATCCACGACGTTTATTATTTAGGAATTATAAAAATGGATGACATTTTCAGAAAAAtaataatgcaaaaaaaaaaacttatagatTTATTGAAACAGTATCTTGATTATGTAATAGATTGAGTTCAATTTATGATTTGAAGGGAAAGGGTTACAA
Proteins encoded in this region:
- the LOC137833519 gene encoding uncharacterized protein, which translates into the protein MVIQETVKEEDYMGKINISPSQVALIVDHYLCANNLSQTRATFRMEASSLFVGSPLSQLSNTSFNLGKILTDYISLRRQKIVLDKEKCLIIQEKYRVQKLVEDMHNAVNTYNAFQRPVPISVPVNNASSTTFHQNPYGVCAATTAYVQNTKPCSGPLQQSKKRKNSEAVNEPIIAKRPRGRPPGKKNQFQGLNTLPLSRNQSQISTNSSILETHPIMTTNQFFQPVVTTCNEEIVSHCQNNKVMVDHEKEITPKDSFRNSPINSDTNKHYNASAIPLSLENSIPNEGESLENSIPNEISTLHKETQSEQSHMDLSHIDFDSDLDIEYWSNFSLKDM